The Doryrhamphus excisus isolate RoL2022-K1 chromosome 1, RoL_Dexc_1.0, whole genome shotgun sequence genome includes a window with the following:
- the utp6 gene encoding U3 small nucleolar RNA-associated protein 6 homolog has product MAEIVQQRIEDRIPELEQLERVGLFTKKEIKAIVKRVTALEYKLHRLIVTKDDFISYIQYEINVLELVKKRRAHIHYKHKKEEIEFAIIHRINSVFRRATNKWKDDVQLWLSHVAFCKKWSTKGQLSKVFSAMLAIHPDKPALWLMAAKTELEDRKSSENARHLFLRALRFHPNNKKVYQEYFRMELLHCEKLRKRKQGMEKAHMDIGEDEFPPEILSGKLAMVVYKNATDKNKEAEFVISLLNIAGIFDFTKDFQESILQDLKTNFLDDSITWDFLAKRELEAPGIGEELLTAKSRASDVNRREEKCCQMYEKGLESLNTEAMWTCYVVFCLERLKRKTNVQDLKDKRQERLLGVLQRAHDSSFLKEDYYKNWVQILLSSGDEEGAANIATAATDRYSLSVPVWNLALETLMKLERDDTGRLFQDALTHIHPKESLPIWQLHVQWSIANQNPEETEAIFKRGLLSAVADVAMAMKERYLDWSYSTGGYKKARKTFRSLQDSRPFSKPWFTRMILIEKEQDSPRMNHLRDYYERALQEFGSSDDDLWLQYIQEEMGPLGQLENCVKIHWRAMKFLEGESVERFTSKYTLLQTGRLGVHMG; this is encoded by the exons ATGGCGGAGATCGTTCAGCAGCGGATCGAGGACAGAATTCCAGAGTTGGAGCAACTGGAGAGAGTGGGACTCTTCACCAAGAAAGAAATAAA AGCCATCGTCAAAAGAGTAACAGCGCTGGAATATAAACTCCACAGGCTGATTGTCACTAAAGACGACTTCATCTCATACATACAG TATGAAATCAATGTCCTGGAGCTGGTCAAAAAGAGGAGAGCG CACATACACTACAAGCACAAGAAGGAAGAGATTGAGTTTGCCATCATACACAGAATCAATAGTGTCTTCAGAAGGGCAACAAACAAGTGGAAG GATGATGTGCAACTTTGGCTCTCGCATGTCGCTTTCTGTAAGAAATGG TCCACAAAGGGGCAGCTCAGCAAGGTGTTCTCCGCCATGCTGGCCATCCACCCTGATAAACCAG CACTGTGGCTCATGGCCGCTAAAACTGAGCTGGAAGATAGAAAGTCCTCAGAGAATGCCCGTCACTTATTTCTTAGGGCGTTACGCTTCCacccaaacaacaaaaaagtctaCCAGGAG TACTTCCGCATGGAGTTGTTGCACTGTGAGAAGCTAAGAAAGAGGAAGCAAGGAATGGAGAAAGCTCACATGGACATT GGTGAGGATGAGTTTCCTCCTGAGATTCTGAGTGGGAAGCTGGCTATGGTGGTATATAAAAATGccacagacaaaaacaaag AAGCAGAGTTTGTCATCTCACTGCTGAATATCGCAGGCATATTTGACTTCACAAAAGACTTCCAAGAGTCCATCTTGCAGGA CCTGAAAACCAACTTCCTCGACGACAGCATCACATGGGATTTCTTGGCCAAGAGGGAGCTCGAGGCTCCGGGAATAGGGGAGGAACTTCTGACCGCCAAAAGCCGGGCCTCTGATGTTAACCGGAGAGAAGAAAAATGCTGCCAAATGTATGAGAAAGGCCTTGAGAGCCTCAACACCG AAGCCATGTGGACCTGCTATGTGGTCTTCTGCCTGGAGAGACTGAAAAGGAAGACAAATGTCCAAGATCTGAAGGACAAG AGGCAGGAGAGGCTGCTGGGTGTTTTGCAGCGTGCTCATGACTCATCGTTCCTGAAAGAGGATTATTACAAGAACTGG GTGCAGATTCTACTCTCGTCAGGGGATGAAGAAGGTGCAGCCAACATTGCCACGGCAGCCACTGACCGCTACAGCCTATCGGTGCCAGTATGGAACCTGGCGTTGGAGACGCTGATGAAGCTGGAGAGAGATGACACTGGGCGACTGTTCCAGGACGCGCTCACACACATCCATCCCAAG GAGAGCTTACCAATTTGGCAGCTGCATGTCCAGTGGAGCATCGCCAACCAGAACCCTGAGGAGACAGAAGCCATCTttaag AGAGGTCTGCTGTCTGCGGTGGCggatgttgccatggcgatgaaAGAGCGATACCTTGATTGGTCGTACTCCACTGGAGGTTACAAGAAAGCTAGAAAGACTTTTAGAAG TTTACAGGACAGCAGACCTTTTTCCAAGCCTTGGTTCACCAGGATGATTCTGATTGAGAAAGAACAA GATTCTCCAAGGATGAACCACCTGAGGGACTACTATGAGAGGGCCCTGCAGGAGTTCGGCTCCTCAGATGATG ATCTGTGGCTACAATACATCCAGGAGGAGATGGGGCCCCTCGGCCAACTGGAGAACTGTGTCAAGATCCACTGGAGAGCCATGAAGTTCCTAGAGGGGGAGAGCGTGGAAAGATTCACCTCCAAGTACACTCTCCTTCAGACCGGGCGCCTCGGAGTCCACATGGGCTAA